In a genomic window of Piliocolobus tephrosceles isolate RC106 chromosome 1, ASM277652v3, whole genome shotgun sequence:
- the KCNA3 gene encoding potassium voltage-gated channel subfamily A member 3, whose product MDEHLSLLRSPPPPSARHRAHPPQRPASSGGAHTLVNPGYAEPAAGPELPPDMTVVPGDHLLEPEVADGGGAPPQGGCGGGGCDRYEPLPPSLPAAGEQDCCGERVVINISGLRFETQLKTLCQFPETLLGDPKRRMRYFDPLRNEYFFDRNRPSFDAILYYYQSGGRIRRPVNVPIDIFSEEIRFYQLGEEAMEKFREDEGFLREEERPLPRRDFQRQVWLLFEYPESSGPARGIAIVSVLVILISIVIFCLETLPEFRDEKDYPASPSQDSFDAAGNSTSGAPAGASSFSDPFFVVETLCIIWFSFELLVRFFACPSKATFSRNIMNLIDIVAIIPYFITLGTELAERQGNGQQAMSLAILRVIRLVRVFRIFKLSRHSKGLQILGQTLKASMRELGLLIFFLFIGVILFSSAVYFAEADDPTSGFSSIPDAFWWAVVTMTTVGYGDMHPVTIGGKIVGSLCAIAGVLTIALPVPVIVSNFNYFYHRETEGEEQAQYMHVGSCQHLSSSAEELRKARSNSTLSKSEYMVIEEGGMNHSAFPQTPFKTGNSTATCTTNNNPNSCVNIKKIFTDV is encoded by the coding sequence ATGGACGAGCACCTCAGCCTTCTGCGCTCGCCGCCGCCGCCCTcagcccgccaccgcgcccaccctCCCCAGCGCCCCGCGAGCAGCGGCGGCGCCCACACGCTGGTAAACCCCGGCTACGCGGAGCCCGCCGCAGGCCCCGAGCTGCCGCCCGACATGACCGTGGTGCCCGGGGACCACCTGCTGGAGCCAGAGGTGGCGGATGGTGGAGGGGCCCCGCCTCAGGGAGGCTGTGGCGGCGGCGGCTGCGACCGCTACGAGCCGCTACCGCCCTCACTGCCGGCCGCGGGCGAGCAGGACTGCTGCGGGGAGCGCGTGGTCATCAACATCTCCGGGCTGCGCTTCGAGACGCAGCTGAAGACCCTTTGCCAGTTCCCCGAGACGCTGCTGGGCGACCCCAAGCGGCGCATGAGGTACTTCGACCCGCTCCGCAACGAGTACTTCTTCGACCGCAACCGGCCCAGCTTCGACGCCATCCTCTACTACTATCAGTCCGGGGGTCGCATCCGCCGGCCGGTCAACGTGCCCATCGACATATTCTCCGAGGAAATCCGCTTCTACCAGCTGGGCGAGGAGGCCATGGAGAAGTTCCGCGAGGACGAGGGCTTCCTGCGGGAGGAGGAGCGGCCCTTGCCCCGCCGCGACTTCCAGCGCCAGGTGTGGCTGCTCTTCGAGTACCCCGAGAGCTCCGGGCCGGCCCGGGGCATCGCCATCGTATCCGTGCTGGTCATCCTCATCTCCATTGTCATCTTCTGCCTGGAGACGCTGCCGGAATTCCGCGACGAGAAGGACTACCCCGCCTCGCCGTCGCAGGACTCATTCGATGCAGCCGGCAACAGCACGTCGGGGGCCCCCGCGGGAGCATCCAGCTTCTCCGATCCCTTCTTCGTGGTGGAGACGCTGTGCATCATCTGGTTCTCCTTCGAGCTGCTGGTGCGGTTCTTCGCTTGTCCTAGCAAAGCCACCTTCTCGCGAAACATCATGAACCTGATCGACATTGTGGCCATCATCCCTTATTTTATCACTCTGGGTACCGAGCTGGCCGAACGACAGGGCAACGGACAGCAGGCCATGTCTCTGGCCATCCTGAGGGTCATCCGCCTGGTGAGGGTCTTCCGCATCTTCAAGCTCTCGCGCCACTCCAAGGGGCTGCAGATCCTCGGGCAAACGCTGAAGGCGTCCATGCGGGAGTTGGGGTTGctcatcttcttcctctttattGGGGTCATCCTTTTCTCCAGCGCGGTCTACTTTGCCGAGGCAGACGACCCCACTTCAGGTTTCAGCAGCATCCCGGATGCCTTCTGGTGGGCAGTGGTAACCATGACAACAGTGGGTTACGGCGATATGCACCCAGTGACCATAGGGGGCAAGATTGTGGGATCTCTCTGTGCCATCGCCGGTGTCTTGACCATCGCATTGCCTGTTCCCGTGATTGTTTCCAACTTCAATTACTTCTACCACCGGGAGACAGAAGGGGAAGAGCAAGCTCAGTACATGCACGTGGGAAGTTGCCAGCACCTCTCCTCTTCAGCCGAGGAGCTACGAAAAGCAAGGAGTAACTCGACTCTGAGTAAGTCGGAGTATATGGTGATCGAAGAGGGGGGTATGAACCATAGCGCTTTCCCCCAGACCCCTTTCAAAACGGGCAATTCCACTGCTACCTGCACCACGAACAATAATCCCAACTCTTGTGTCAACATCAAAAAGATATTCACCGATGTTTAA